Proteins from a single region of Polyangiaceae bacterium:
- a CDS encoding DUF4388 domain-containing protein: MSRSVVLIDPDLEALGALASALRSRGLSVVVADGWGSAKERIRAGALDAAICAASVQPEPVDIPCLRIGGPSSDPLSVSADPDDVARRLLALPPRRAPVAADKGDFRGDLAKVSLVDLLQLLGMNRRTGALTLTTPVGAGEIRLTEGEITDAAYRRLEGEKALYRLLGEGDGTFAFSSGAPSALRRIEQPLNNLLMEGLRQHDEVKRACRELCGEGDAVLATATPEDDDPDVQRAILLCSQSPRSLEEVLDEVPALDLDIVKAIAELLAARRVRTIASGAERVPFAGGEQAALVSAMAARLVSIGFEGGARLVIAGSSSQLAAAAHAMRRIVEASPLADGTPAAPVPHVLATLKLSEGADLEIVGLPLLKAFAPLWPMSIAGAAGAITLEAGPQPELEEACGAAGVPLEQAGQGLDAADPSQLATMMRQALDAASGRK, encoded by the coding sequence ATGTCACGAAGCGTGGTGCTGATCGATCCCGACCTGGAAGCCCTGGGGGCTCTCGCCTCTGCGCTTCGCTCGCGTGGGCTCAGTGTCGTGGTTGCCGATGGCTGGGGCTCCGCCAAGGAGCGCATCCGCGCTGGCGCGCTCGATGCGGCCATCTGTGCCGCATCGGTGCAGCCCGAACCCGTGGACATTCCATGTTTGCGCATCGGCGGGCCGAGCAGCGACCCGCTGTCCGTCTCCGCCGATCCCGATGACGTAGCGCGACGCCTGTTGGCGCTGCCGCCACGACGCGCGCCCGTGGCCGCGGACAAGGGCGACTTCCGTGGCGATCTCGCCAAAGTCAGCCTGGTCGACCTATTGCAGCTCTTGGGCATGAATCGCCGCACCGGCGCGCTGACCCTGACCACACCCGTTGGCGCGGGGGAAATCCGCCTGACCGAGGGCGAGATCACCGACGCAGCGTATCGGCGTCTCGAGGGCGAAAAGGCTCTCTATCGCTTGCTAGGCGAAGGAGACGGGACCTTCGCCTTTTCTTCCGGCGCGCCGAGCGCGCTGCGACGCATCGAGCAACCCCTGAACAACCTCTTGATGGAGGGACTGCGTCAGCACGACGAAGTGAAACGCGCCTGCCGCGAACTCTGCGGAGAGGGGGATGCCGTGTTGGCGACCGCTACGCCCGAAGACGACGACCCCGACGTGCAACGCGCGATTCTGCTCTGCAGCCAATCGCCGCGCTCCTTGGAGGAGGTGTTGGACGAAGTGCCGGCGCTGGACCTCGACATCGTCAAAGCCATCGCCGAGCTACTGGCCGCGCGCCGCGTGCGTACGATCGCATCGGGAGCCGAGCGAGTACCCTTTGCCGGGGGTGAGCAGGCCGCCCTGGTCAGCGCCATGGCGGCGCGCTTGGTCAGCATTGGGTTCGAAGGCGGCGCGCGGTTGGTCATTGCGGGGAGCTCCTCCCAGCTGGCGGCCGCTGCGCACGCCATGCGCCGGATCGTCGAAGCGTCGCCTCTTGCGGATGGTACGCCGGCGGCCCCTGTGCCCCACGTCTTGGCGACGCTCAAGCTGAGCGAGGGTGCGGACCTGGAGATCGTGGGGCTGCCGCTGCTCAAGGCCTTTGCCCCGTTGTGGCCCATGAGCATTGCCGGTGCGGCGGGCGCCATCACTTTGGAAGCCGGGCCGCAGCCGGAGCTAGAAGAAGCCTGCGGCGCCGCGGGCGTTCCCCTGGAGCAAGCAGGGCAAGGCCTCGACGCGGCGGATCCTTCCCAGCTCGCCACGATGATGCGCCAAGCTCTCGACGCCGCGAGCGGGCGCAAATAA
- a CDS encoding isocitrate/isopropylmalate family dehydrogenase — protein sequence MSSEASKTTKKRIALIGGDGIGPEVIREAKQLLEWYISDRGLPIELWELDLGAERFLRDGTTFPKEIHIAIQRECAAVLLGALGDPRVPSMEHARDILFGMRFGFDLYANIRPVRALTDRLVPLKDRDKRDVDMVVFRENTEGAYAGVGGQLKRGTKDEVAINEDINTRKGVERIIRAAFEYAKRTGRHRVHMADKSNALRHAHELWLRVFDEVRREYTEIEAVHVYVDALCLYLLQDPSQFQVIVTNNLFGDIVTDLGAGLQGGMGMAASANIHPADPGRVGLFEPVHGSAPNLVGKNMANPFAAMLSVGMMLSYLGWPEEEARIEAAVARAVEARECTPDVGGALRTQEAGAAVRRLIAES from the coding sequence ATGTCGAGTGAAGCCTCGAAAACGACGAAGAAACGCATCGCGCTCATCGGTGGGGACGGGATTGGTCCCGAGGTCATCCGCGAGGCCAAGCAACTCCTGGAGTGGTACATCTCCGATCGCGGGTTGCCCATCGAGCTATGGGAGCTGGATCTCGGCGCCGAGCGCTTCTTGCGCGACGGCACGACCTTTCCAAAGGAAATCCACATCGCCATCCAGCGCGAATGCGCAGCGGTGTTGCTGGGGGCGCTCGGCGACCCACGCGTGCCGAGCATGGAGCACGCCCGCGACATCCTCTTCGGAATGCGCTTCGGCTTCGACCTCTACGCCAACATCCGGCCCGTGCGCGCCCTGACGGACCGCCTCGTGCCGCTGAAAGACCGCGACAAGCGCGACGTCGACATGGTCGTGTTCCGCGAGAACACCGAGGGCGCCTACGCGGGCGTAGGCGGACAGCTGAAGCGAGGCACCAAGGACGAAGTCGCGATCAACGAGGACATCAACACGCGCAAGGGTGTGGAGCGCATCATCCGCGCCGCGTTCGAGTACGCAAAGCGCACCGGTCGTCACCGTGTGCACATGGCTGACAAGAGCAACGCACTGCGGCATGCCCACGAGCTCTGGCTGCGCGTCTTCGACGAGGTGCGACGGGAGTACACGGAAATCGAGGCCGTGCACGTCTACGTCGACGCCCTGTGTCTCTACTTGCTGCAGGACCCCAGCCAGTTTCAGGTGATCGTCACCAACAACCTGTTCGGTGACATCGTCACGGATCTCGGCGCTGGACTGCAGGGCGGCATGGGCATGGCGGCGAGCGCGAACATCCACCCCGCGGATCCCGGCCGGGTCGGACTCTTCGAGCCCGTGCACGGTTCGGCGCCAAACCTGGTTGGCAAGAACATGGCGAACCCCTTCGCTGCCATGCTCAGCGTCGGAATGATGCTGAGCTATCTGGGCTGGCCGGAAGAAGAGGCGCGAATCGAGGCTGCCGTGGCTCGCGCCGTGGAAGCGCGGGAATGCACCCCGGACGTTGGCGGCGCGCTGCGCACTCAGGAGGCCGGAGCGGCCGTGCGCCGCTTGATCGCCGAAAGCTGA
- the dapF gene encoding diaminopimelate epimerase: protein MRLNFDKYEGLGNDFIVVEAAPSQLHPHAQALCDRHFGVGADGVLAVHAPHSAGARATMTVLNADGSKPEMCGNGLRCVALHLARRDDAPAINYLVDTDAGAFACAVERDGERGAHVRTALGKGSRREDHEAVLDGERMRFQCVSMGNPHAIVFDRAASIEQIDRWGPQVSAAFAQGSNVEFAWQRGSGRFDLIVWERGVGRTLACGTGAAATAVAAVLSGKAEYDTPLGIHLPGGRLELTVNRALDVQQRGPARHVYSGIIEVP, encoded by the coding sequence TTGCGCTTGAACTTCGACAAGTACGAAGGCCTTGGCAACGACTTCATCGTCGTGGAGGCAGCGCCCTCGCAGCTTCACCCCCACGCCCAAGCCCTATGCGACCGGCACTTCGGTGTCGGAGCAGACGGTGTTCTTGCGGTACACGCTCCCCACAGCGCCGGTGCCAGGGCCACGATGACGGTACTGAACGCCGATGGCTCGAAGCCGGAAATGTGCGGCAACGGATTGCGCTGTGTAGCGCTGCACCTGGCTCGACGCGACGACGCGCCCGCCATCAACTACCTCGTCGACACCGATGCGGGCGCCTTCGCTTGCGCCGTCGAGCGCGACGGGGAGCGCGGCGCGCATGTGCGCACGGCGCTGGGCAAAGGCTCGCGCCGCGAGGACCATGAAGCCGTGCTGGACGGTGAGCGCATGCGCTTTCAGTGCGTGTCCATGGGAAATCCTCACGCAATCGTCTTCGATCGAGCTGCCTCCATCGAACAGATAGACCGCTGGGGGCCACAGGTATCCGCGGCGTTCGCCCAGGGCTCGAACGTGGAGTTCGCCTGGCAGCGAGGCTCGGGTCGCTTCGACCTCATCGTGTGGGAGCGGGGCGTGGGCAGAACCCTCGCGTGCGGAACTGGCGCCGCTGCTACTGCCGTCGCCGCGGTTCTGAGCGGCAAAGCCGAATACGACACGCCCCTGGGAATTCACCTGCCTGGCGGCCGTTTGGAACTGACCGTCAACCGGGCCCTCGACGTCCAACAGCGTGGCCCGGCCCGCCACGTGTATTCCGGCATCATCGAGGTACCGTGA
- a CDS encoding DUF167 domain-containing protein: MARSASRERPQGCYVNVRVTTRASTNRVVGEKDGVLAVAVAAPPVDGAANAQVIKLLAKEYDVRKSAITIVKGEKSRDKVVFVEGVTVSIRGGKGT, from the coding sequence TTGGCCCGCTCCGCATCCCGGGAACGCCCTCAGGGCTGCTACGTCAACGTCCGGGTCACCACGCGTGCATCGACGAACCGAGTGGTAGGAGAAAAGGATGGTGTGCTCGCCGTCGCCGTGGCTGCGCCTCCCGTCGATGGCGCCGCCAACGCGCAGGTGATCAAGCTGCTGGCCAAGGAGTACGACGTGCGCAAGAGTGCGATCACGATCGTCAAAGGCGAGAAGTCACGGGACAAAGTCGTGTTCGTCGAGGGCGTGACCGTGAGCATACGCGGCGGAAAGGGGACGTGA
- a CDS encoding response regulator — MSDSEYPPTSSRGVLVVTSDPATVEVFRSSLRTHSEAPSFSDDLDEALERAQAEIPEVVFVDVSLGGGAGVALIHHLKAATRDARVVAMVPPSGIELGAQALSLGASAIVLAPPAGDEILSAVGQARSHRAETELRARLETESRAAKLESELARDLSALGALGTRRAIAETLIRLMREKLGARVAAVFVPASDRSRELLRISEQGLDQAPAVADELGIMAFGAENKLELSRLELGGEAAGLILHAGLEWHGSRRSALMDLVRVQAAAALALVTAREQAMRGAIKDPGSSAYTFAYFVDVAGREIDKSRRHQRRFSLLTLNLEDPESPEALSVELAERVLSTVRASDVLARVDEREFYVLLPETGGVGAYTCRRRLLSKLGTRAGRRGEGMKLAVSLGTATYPHDGLDLSALLRRAKRRAEAGARTLTRGVDLEPRNSEESLDSLFWAVAELGAHADLDGPRLIELPLMDLVGLSTAVVREAARGGAALVIATQGKGVSLGAMVRSALPERQGLELRLIDAERLGLGIEALAVVAEHGTYALLGRKERTLVRAIHASDPGLADLVVDLLECAD; from the coding sequence GTGAGCGATAGCGAGTACCCGCCTACGTCGTCTCGTGGGGTGCTGGTCGTGACCAGCGACCCCGCGACGGTGGAGGTGTTCCGAAGTTCCCTCCGCACCCACAGCGAGGCTCCGAGCTTCTCTGACGACCTCGACGAAGCGCTGGAGCGTGCGCAGGCCGAGATCCCGGAAGTCGTGTTCGTGGACGTCAGCCTGGGTGGGGGCGCTGGTGTCGCGCTGATTCATCACTTGAAGGCAGCGACTCGAGATGCCCGAGTGGTGGCCATGGTTCCCCCTTCCGGAATCGAGCTCGGTGCCCAAGCGCTGTCCTTGGGCGCCAGCGCGATCGTGCTGGCTCCACCCGCCGGAGACGAGATCCTCTCTGCGGTCGGGCAAGCCCGCAGCCACCGCGCGGAAACGGAGCTGCGAGCCCGACTGGAAACCGAAAGTCGCGCCGCCAAGCTGGAGTCGGAGCTGGCGCGCGACCTCTCGGCTCTGGGCGCCCTGGGGACTCGCCGCGCCATCGCGGAAACGCTCATTCGGCTGATGCGTGAGAAGCTCGGCGCTCGCGTGGCTGCGGTGTTCGTTCCAGCCTCGGACCGGTCGCGGGAGCTGTTGCGCATCAGTGAACAAGGCTTGGACCAGGCCCCCGCCGTCGCCGATGAGCTCGGCATCATGGCATTTGGTGCGGAGAACAAGCTGGAACTCAGTCGTCTGGAGTTGGGCGGTGAAGCAGCTGGACTGATCTTGCACGCCGGTCTGGAATGGCACGGGTCGCGTCGCTCCGCACTGATGGACCTGGTTCGCGTGCAGGCCGCCGCGGCATTGGCGTTGGTCACCGCGCGTGAACAGGCGATGCGTGGAGCGATCAAGGATCCGGGGTCCAGCGCCTACACCTTCGCCTACTTCGTCGACGTAGCAGGGCGTGAGATCGACAAGTCTCGCCGCCACCAGCGACGCTTTTCCCTGCTGACCCTCAACCTGGAGGACCCCGAGAGCCCCGAGGCATTGAGTGTCGAGCTGGCGGAGCGCGTGCTGTCCACGGTGCGAGCCAGCGACGTATTGGCACGCGTGGACGAGCGCGAATTCTACGTGCTGCTGCCCGAGACCGGCGGTGTCGGTGCCTACACTTGCCGGCGGCGTTTGCTCTCCAAGCTGGGCACTCGCGCCGGCCGCCGCGGCGAGGGCATGAAGTTGGCGGTGTCCCTCGGAACCGCGACCTATCCCCACGACGGACTGGATCTCTCCGCGCTGTTGCGCCGAGCGAAACGACGCGCCGAAGCCGGTGCACGAACCCTGACCCGTGGCGTGGACCTCGAACCGCGGAATTCCGAAGAGTCCCTGGACAGCTTGTTTTGGGCCGTGGCCGAGTTGGGCGCCCACGCGGATCTGGACGGCCCGCGGCTCATCGAGTTGCCCTTGATGGATCTGGTCGGGCTGTCCACCGCGGTGGTGCGCGAGGCAGCCCGCGGCGGCGCGGCTCTCGTGATCGCAACCCAAGGCAAGGGGGTCAGTTTGGGCGCGATGGTACGCAGCGCACTACCTGAGCGTCAGGGATTGGAGCTGCGACTGATCGACGCAGAGCGCCTGGGCCTGGGAATAGAGGCCCTCGCCGTGGTGGCGGAACACGGCACCTACGCGCTCCTGGGCCGCAAGGAGCGCACCCTGGTGCGAGCGATCCACGCGTCGGATCCTGGGCTGGCAGACTTGGTGGTCGACCTGTTGGAGTGCGCGGACTGA